Proteins encoded in a region of the Synechococcus sp. BIOS-U3-1 genome:
- a CDS encoding HAMP domain-containing sensor histidine kinase: MASDPVTAQNEVPAQWATPIAETEQTTARGLWPQARSWWAEFSLQTKLLAVATLVVSLMMTGITFFALNGIQRDTAMNDTRYARDLGLLLAGNVSELVAEGRDRELANVTETFWRSSRSLRYIFFADPDGIVYLGIPVSGSDDASNEDLRLSRRLELPDELRNRTQNPLVRQHMTPQGQVTDVFVPMVENNNYLGVLALGVNPNETALASAALTREVTVAVFISIWVLVILGAVFNALTITRPVKELLRGVRSIGDGDFRARIGLPMGGELGELLDGFNAMASQLQDYDAANIEELQAAQVKQASLIATMADGAVLLDGDGRIVLVNPTARRLFRWEGRNLEGQDFLNELPELLAVELHETIDAVFSKQTDTNELRSSVGDPPRTLRFVIQAVREPSGDTLKGIAVTIQDLTREVELNAAQSRFISNVSHELRTPLFNIKSYVETLHDMGDQLSEEDRKEFLGVANSETDRLTRLVNDVLDLSRLESNRVVQFDPVDLRPGLEQALRSYQLNASDKQVELSLEANRDLPDVLGNWDLILQVLDNLIGNALKFSRSGGRLTVRAYTWPDSCQMGASEADIDSNDGPTCILSSPLPKIRVEVCDTGYGISEESQKRIFERFYRVENAVHTEVGTGLGLSIVRGILEKHGSMISMVSEPDVGTTFWFELPLAQEDPDELKWKAERQSDDERLALTPNTES; the protein is encoded by the coding sequence ATGGCCAGCGATCCAGTCACGGCTCAAAACGAGGTGCCTGCGCAATGGGCAACTCCAATCGCCGAAACTGAGCAAACAACCGCAAGGGGTTTGTGGCCGCAGGCTCGCTCCTGGTGGGCAGAATTCAGCCTTCAGACCAAACTGCTCGCCGTGGCCACCCTTGTGGTGAGTCTGATGATGACGGGCATCACCTTCTTCGCTCTGAACGGCATTCAGCGCGACACGGCGATGAACGACACGCGCTATGCGAGGGATCTGGGCTTACTGCTCGCGGGCAATGTCAGCGAGCTGGTGGCGGAAGGTCGTGATCGCGAACTGGCCAATGTGACGGAAACCTTCTGGCGCTCGAGCAGAAGCCTCCGCTACATCTTTTTTGCCGATCCTGACGGCATCGTGTATTTGGGCATTCCCGTCAGCGGCAGTGACGATGCCAGCAATGAGGATCTGCGCCTCAGCCGGCGCCTGGAACTGCCGGATGAACTGCGCAACCGCACACAGAATCCGCTGGTCCGCCAGCACATGACACCTCAGGGGCAAGTCACGGATGTGTTCGTGCCGATGGTGGAGAACAACAACTACCTCGGCGTACTGGCTCTGGGTGTGAACCCCAACGAAACAGCTCTCGCCAGTGCAGCACTCACCCGTGAAGTCACGGTGGCGGTGTTCATTTCAATCTGGGTCCTGGTGATTCTGGGGGCTGTGTTCAATGCACTGACCATCACACGTCCGGTCAAGGAGCTGCTGAGAGGCGTGCGATCCATTGGCGATGGAGACTTCCGCGCTCGCATCGGCCTGCCGATGGGAGGCGAACTGGGGGAACTGTTGGATGGTTTCAACGCCATGGCATCCCAGTTGCAGGACTATGACGCAGCCAACATCGAAGAACTTCAGGCGGCTCAGGTCAAGCAAGCTTCTCTGATCGCGACCATGGCCGATGGTGCGGTTCTGCTCGACGGTGATGGCCGCATCGTGCTCGTCAATCCGACGGCGCGACGCTTATTTCGCTGGGAAGGACGCAATCTCGAAGGCCAGGACTTTCTCAACGAGCTACCAGAACTGCTGGCGGTGGAATTGCACGAAACAATCGACGCTGTGTTCTCCAAGCAAACAGACACCAATGAACTGCGCAGCAGTGTTGGTGATCCGCCGAGGACCCTGCGTTTCGTCATCCAGGCCGTACGCGAGCCGAGCGGTGACACCCTCAAGGGGATCGCGGTAACAATCCAGGACCTCACGCGAGAAGTGGAGCTGAATGCCGCTCAGAGCCGTTTCATCAGCAACGTCTCCCACGAACTGCGTACCCCGTTGTTCAACATCAAGAGTTACGTGGAGACCCTCCACGACATGGGAGATCAGCTCAGCGAAGAGGATCGAAAAGAATTTCTGGGGGTCGCCAATTCGGAGACAGATCGCCTCACTCGACTGGTGAACGACGTTCTTGATCTGTCCAGGCTGGAATCCAATCGCGTAGTGCAGTTTGATCCAGTCGATCTCCGTCCTGGCCTGGAGCAAGCCCTGCGCAGCTATCAGCTGAACGCCAGCGACAAGCAGGTTGAGCTGAGTCTCGAAGCGAACCGCGACCTCCCAGACGTACTGGGTAATTGGGACCTGATCCTGCAGGTCCTCGACAATCTGATCGGAAATGCTCTGAAATTCAGTCGCAGCGGCGGACGCTTAACAGTCAGGGCTTACACCTGGCCAGACAGCTGTCAGATGGGAGCGTCGGAAGCGGACATCGACAGCAACGATGGACCCACCTGCATCCTTAGTTCACCGCTGCCGAAAATCCGGGTGGAGGTATGTGACACGGGCTACGGCATCAGCGAGGAAAGCCAAAAACGCATCTTTGAGCGCTTTTATCGGGTCGAAAACGCGGTTCACACCGAGGTTGGAACTGGGCTTGGACTCTCGATCGTCCGAGGCATCCTCGAAAAACACGGCAGCATGATTTCAATGGTCAGTGAGCCTGATGTCGGCACGACGTTCTGGTTTGAGCTCCCTCTGGCACAAGAAGATCCAGACGAATTGAAGTGGAAGGCTGAGCGTCAGAGTGACGATGAACGTCTGGCTTTGACGCCCAACACGGAGAGCTGA
- the rplU gene encoding 50S ribosomal protein L21, which produces MAETSSKASAAPETGTYAIVEASGQQFWLQANRYYDLDRLNAEVDATVTLDNVLLVKDSKGTTLGKPYVKDASVELKVMAHRRGPKVIVYKMRPKKKTRRKNGHRQELTRVMVQSISVSGKAIS; this is translated from the coding sequence ATGGCCGAAACCAGCTCTAAAGCTTCTGCAGCACCTGAAACGGGCACCTACGCAATCGTCGAGGCGTCCGGCCAGCAATTCTGGCTGCAGGCCAATCGTTACTACGATCTCGACCGGCTGAATGCTGAGGTCGACGCGACGGTCACCCTCGACAATGTTCTTCTGGTGAAGGATTCCAAGGGCACAACACTTGGTAAGCCCTATGTGAAGGACGCCAGCGTTGAGCTGAAGGTGATGGCGCACCGCCGCGGCCCCAAGGTGATCGTTTACAAAATGCGCCCAAAAAAGAAGACCCGTCGCAAGAATGGTCATCGTCAGGAGCTGACAAGAGTCATGGTTCAGTCAATTTCTGTCAGTGGCAAAGCCATCAGCTGA
- the purC gene encoding phosphoribosylaminoimidazolesuccinocarboxamide synthase: MTIPHGDLLYEGKAKRVYAGSSDQQVLVEFKNDATAFNAQKKAQLDDKGRLNCRISACLFELLEREGIPTHYYGIAGDTWMVVQRVEVIPVEVVLRNIATGSLCRETPIVQGTALEPALLDLYYKDDGLGDPLLTDARLALLGLVPTELRGRIELLARQVNAVLVPFFKSVDLQLVDFKLELGLNASGELLLADEISPDTCRLWDLSCMDAEERILDKDRFRKDLGGVIEAYGEVCKRVQGACPTPRNCS; this comes from the coding sequence ATGACCATTCCTCACGGCGACCTTCTTTATGAAGGCAAAGCCAAACGCGTCTATGCCGGTTCAAGCGACCAGCAAGTGCTGGTGGAATTCAAGAACGACGCCACTGCATTCAACGCTCAAAAAAAGGCTCAGCTGGATGACAAGGGGCGTCTTAACTGCCGGATCTCAGCTTGTCTATTCGAGTTGCTGGAGCGGGAGGGCATCCCTACCCATTACTACGGAATCGCTGGGGACACCTGGATGGTTGTTCAACGCGTCGAAGTGATTCCGGTTGAGGTGGTGCTTCGCAACATCGCGACTGGCTCGCTCTGTCGCGAAACGCCGATCGTGCAGGGCACAGCCCTTGAGCCGGCTCTGCTTGATCTGTATTACAAAGACGATGGTCTGGGGGATCCGTTACTGACGGACGCACGTCTGGCTCTGCTGGGTCTGGTGCCTACCGAGCTGCGGGGGCGGATCGAGCTCTTGGCGAGACAGGTGAATGCTGTGCTGGTTCCTTTCTTCAAAAGTGTCGACCTGCAGCTGGTGGATTTCAAGCTGGAGCTTGGCCTCAATGCCTCTGGTGAGCTGCTTTTAGCTGATGAGATCAGTCCTGACACCTGTCGACTTTGGGATCTGTCGTGCATGGATGCTGAGGAGCGCATCCTCGACAAGGATCGATTTCGGAAGGACTTGGGTGGGGTAATCGAGGCCTACGGGGAGGTCTGCAAACGGGTACAAGGGGCCTGCCCGACACCCCGTAACTGCAGTTAA
- the rpmA gene encoding 50S ribosomal protein L27: MAHKKGTGSTRNGRDSNSKRLGVKAYGGESVTAGSILIRQRGTSVLPGVNVGHGKDDTLFALTDGVVKFETIKRGLRNRKRINITAAV; encoded by the coding sequence ATGGCTCATAAGAAAGGCACAGGCTCAACTCGTAACGGCCGCGATTCCAATTCCAAGCGCCTCGGCGTGAAGGCTTACGGCGGAGAATCCGTCACCGCGGGCTCCATTCTGATCCGTCAGCGCGGAACCTCAGTGCTGCCAGGAGTCAACGTTGGTCATGGCAAAGACGACACTCTTTTCGCACTGACCGATGGCGTGGTGAAGTTCGAGACGATCAAGCGCGGACTGCGCAATCGCAAGCGCATCAACATCACAGCTGCGGTCTGA
- a CDS encoding circadian clock protein KaiA, which yields MARPALTIALLLKTRDLVEICCQWLPVNRYSPVDLGAVESGQGVVELLCRQREAVDAVVIEQCLLDGKTREALGIEGLLFPAVVVGELKGRVDYHPEEVHLPGDQLEQLGYNVDASISRFLRQGQKESRPDEAAEHNAMPAMEGSAWKLSSRLQERLGYLGVFYKRDPSRFLANLPPDEQRDLVQSLQRTYRDLLISYFRDPAAANQALESFVNTAFFGDLPITRAVEIHMNLIDDFWKQLRLEGHKNDFLQDYRLALLDVMAHLCEMYRRSIPPEVSMTPAAGERRVLTDPEVAP from the coding sequence ATGGCTCGTCCGGCACTCACGATCGCTTTGCTGCTCAAGACGAGAGATCTCGTAGAGATTTGCTGCCAATGGCTTCCGGTGAATCGCTATTCACCCGTTGATCTTGGTGCCGTCGAGTCAGGTCAGGGTGTTGTGGAACTGCTCTGCCGCCAGCGGGAAGCGGTGGACGCCGTTGTCATTGAGCAGTGTCTGCTGGATGGCAAGACCCGTGAAGCGCTCGGCATTGAGGGGCTGTTGTTCCCCGCCGTGGTGGTGGGTGAGCTGAAGGGTCGCGTGGATTACCACCCTGAAGAGGTCCATCTACCTGGAGATCAGTTGGAGCAGCTGGGTTACAACGTTGATGCCTCGATTTCACGCTTCCTGCGTCAGGGGCAAAAGGAATCCAGGCCAGATGAAGCTGCTGAACACAACGCCATGCCTGCGATGGAGGGCAGCGCCTGGAAGTTGTCCAGTCGTCTACAAGAACGCCTCGGATATCTGGGTGTCTTTTACAAGCGAGACCCCTCGCGCTTTCTCGCCAACTTGCCCCCTGATGAGCAGCGGGACCTCGTTCAGTCACTTCAGCGCACCTACCGAGATCTATTGATCAGTTACTTCAGGGATCCGGCTGCGGCCAACCAGGCACTGGAGAGTTTCGTGAACACAGCCTTCTTCGGTGATCTGCCGATCACCCGAGCTGTGGAGATCCACATGAATCTCATTGACGACTTCTGGAAGCAGCTCAGACTTGAAGGGCATAAAAACGATTTTCTTCAGGACTATCGCCTCGCTCTGCTCGATGTCATGGCTCACCTCTGCGAGATGTATCGACGCTCGATCCCTCCTGAGGTCTCTATGACACCCGCGGCCGGGGAACGTCGTGTTCTCACCGATCCGGAGGTGGCTCCATGA
- the kaiB gene encoding circadian clock protein KaiB: MSPRKTYILKLYVAGNTPNSMRALKTLRNILETEFKGVYALKVIDVLKNPQLAEEDKILATPTLSKILPPPVRRIIGDLSDRERVLIGLDLLYDELTENNLTSSLMDALKESETDESDS; the protein is encoded by the coding sequence ATGAGCCCACGCAAGACTTACATCCTCAAGCTCTACGTGGCCGGCAACACGCCGAACTCCATGAGGGCACTCAAGACTCTGCGCAACATCCTTGAGACTGAATTCAAAGGCGTCTACGCCCTGAAAGTGATTGATGTGCTCAAGAATCCGCAGCTGGCGGAGGAAGACAAGATTCTCGCCACCCCGACGCTGTCGAAGATCCTCCCCCCTCCGGTGCGTCGGATCATCGGCGATCTGTCCGACCGTGAGCGGGTGCTGATTGGACTTGACCTTCTCTACGACGAACTCACCGAGAACAACCTCACTTCATCGTTGATGGATGCGTTGAAAGAGTCAGAGACAGACGAATCAGATTCTTAA
- a CDS encoding DUF2127 domain-containing protein: MAQTPAQGRLLVRLIVIKKLLLAGVLFAISLAAVFGDVHYAELSDFAETWGNADRQFLSSLAVKGTLLGPTRLMRLALVSGLYAALIFVAAWATWVGRRWGEWLLVGVLGLALPLELVDALHEQNPRTWVVLGLTVIGLVLTTRLALSSERSP; the protein is encoded by the coding sequence ATGGCACAGACCCCCGCACAGGGGCGCTTGCTGGTTCGCTTGATTGTGATCAAGAAGCTCCTGCTCGCTGGGGTGCTGTTCGCGATCAGTCTCGCCGCCGTGTTTGGCGATGTTCATTACGCCGAACTCTCTGATTTCGCCGAAACCTGGGGGAACGCGGATCGTCAATTTCTTTCTTCACTGGCAGTGAAAGGAACCCTGCTGGGCCCTACACGTCTGATGCGTCTGGCCTTGGTTTCGGGGCTCTATGCCGCTTTGATCTTTGTAGCGGCCTGGGCTACCTGGGTTGGTCGCCGCTGGGGCGAGTGGTTGCTTGTCGGGGTGCTCGGTCTGGCTCTGCCTTTGGAACTTGTGGATGCCCTCCATGAACAAAACCCCAGAACATGGGTTGTCCTGGGGCTCACCGTGATTGGTCTTGTGTTGACGACCCGTCTGGCGTTGAGCTCGGAGCGGAGCCCGTGA
- the kaiC gene encoding circadian clock protein KaiC produces MQISSSSGSPQMQVQKLPTGIEGFDDVCHGGLPIGRSTLISGTSGTGKTVFSLHFLHNGVAHFDEPGIFVTFEESPLDILRNAASFGWNLQEMVEQDKLFILDASPDPDGQDVAGSFDLSGLIERINYAIRKYKAKRVAIDSITAVFQQYDAVFVVRREIFRLIARLKEIGVTTVMTTERIDEYGPIARYGVEEFVSDNVVILRNVLEGERRRRTVEILKLRGTTHMKGEFPFTMGAHGISIFPLGAMQLTQRSSNVRISSGVPRLDEMCGGGFFKDSIILATGATGTGKTLLVSNFIEDACRNKERAILFAYEESRAQLLRNGTSWGIDFEQMEQDGLLKIICAYPESTGLEDHLQIIKTEISQFKPSRMAIDSLSALARGVSHNAFRQFVIGVTGYAKQEEIAGFFTNTSEEFMGSHSITDSHISTITDTILLLQYVEIRGEMARAVNVFKMRGSWHDKGIREFVITGNGPQIKDSFSNFERIISGVPNRVISDERSELSRIARGVAPDA; encoded by the coding sequence ATGCAGATCTCCAGCTCCAGTGGTTCTCCACAGATGCAGGTTCAGAAGCTTCCGACAGGGATCGAGGGTTTTGATGATGTCTGTCACGGCGGCCTTCCCATCGGGCGCAGCACACTGATTAGCGGTACCTCCGGCACCGGCAAAACGGTCTTCTCGCTGCATTTTCTGCACAACGGCGTCGCCCACTTCGACGAACCGGGGATTTTTGTCACCTTCGAAGAGTCGCCTCTCGACATCCTTCGCAATGCCGCCAGTTTTGGTTGGAATTTGCAAGAGATGGTCGAACAGGACAAGCTGTTTATCCTTGACGCCTCTCCCGACCCCGATGGTCAGGATGTGGCCGGAAGTTTCGACCTGTCCGGTCTGATAGAGCGGATCAATTACGCCATTCGTAAATACAAAGCGAAACGGGTTGCGATCGATTCGATCACGGCGGTGTTTCAGCAATACGACGCTGTCTTCGTTGTCCGTCGCGAAATCTTCCGTCTGATTGCTCGTCTCAAGGAGATCGGTGTCACCACCGTGATGACGACGGAGCGCATCGACGAATACGGTCCGATTGCTCGCTACGGCGTTGAAGAATTCGTCTCCGACAACGTGGTGATTCTGCGCAATGTGCTGGAGGGTGAACGCCGTCGGCGCACCGTGGAGATTCTCAAGCTGCGCGGCACCACCCACATGAAGGGAGAGTTCCCATTCACGATGGGTGCGCATGGGATCAGCATCTTCCCGCTTGGTGCCATGCAACTCACTCAGCGCTCCTCCAATGTGCGGATCAGTTCGGGCGTTCCCCGACTCGATGAGATGTGCGGAGGTGGTTTTTTCAAAGACTCGATCATTCTGGCGACGGGAGCCACGGGTACTGGCAAGACGCTGCTTGTCTCGAATTTCATCGAGGATGCTTGTCGCAATAAAGAACGCGCCATCCTGTTCGCTTACGAGGAGTCGCGTGCCCAGCTCCTCCGCAACGGCACCAGCTGGGGCATTGATTTTGAACAGATGGAGCAGGATGGTCTGCTCAAGATCATTTGTGCTTATCCGGAATCGACTGGCCTCGAGGATCACCTGCAGATCATCAAGACGGAGATCAGTCAGTTCAAACCTTCACGGATGGCGATTGACTCCCTCTCCGCCCTGGCCCGTGGTGTGAGTCACAACGCCTTCCGTCAATTCGTGATCGGTGTGACTGGCTATGCGAAACAGGAAGAAATCGCCGGCTTCTTCACGAACACCTCAGAGGAGTTCATGGGCAGCCATTCGATCACTGATTCCCATATTTCCACTATCACCGACACGATCTTGTTGTTGCAGTACGTCGAGATCCGTGGAGAAATGGCCCGCGCCGTCAATGTGTTCAAGATGCGTGGGTCCTGGCATGACAAGGGCATCCGTGAGTTTGTGATCACCGGCAACGGTCCGCAGATCAAGGATTCCTTCTCCAACTTTGAGCGGATCATCTCTGGAGTGCCGAATCGGGTCATCAGTGATGAGCGCAGTGAGCTTTCTCGCATCGCCCGCGGGGTGGCTCCCGACGCCTGA
- the purD gene encoding phosphoribosylamine--glycine ligase, with protein MAHSSSRPQTLPPLRHLLVVGGGGREQALAWALRRCTGIEAVWVTPGNGGTEDLDGCKSLAVGEQDAEGLIKTCREQAIDLVVIGPEAPLAAGVADRLRDEGLAVFGPSAEGAQLESSKAWAKALMREAKIPTAGHWTIASAGEGLELLEELQRPLVVKADGLAAGKGVTVAETLEETAAAIHDAFAGRFGCAGERLVLEERLQGPEVSVFALCDGERMVLLPPAQDHKRLLEGDRGPNTGGMGAYAPAPLLDQAGLAQVQQLVLEPTLQALRDQGIEYRGVIYAGLMLTKEGPQVIEFNCRFGDPECQTLMPLMGPELAKVLQACALGCLDQAPELSVAQTCSACIVAAAEGYPETPRKGDLIQLKSDSDRQRQLFHAGTRRQDDGQVVTAGGRVLTQVAQAADFDQAFASAYAGLDLVRFNGMQFRRDIGHQVRRS; from the coding sequence ATGGCCCATTCCAGCTCCCGTCCTCAAACCCTGCCGCCGCTCCGTCACTTGCTCGTGGTGGGCGGTGGTGGCCGTGAACAGGCTCTGGCCTGGGCCTTGCGCCGCTGCACAGGAATTGAGGCTGTTTGGGTCACGCCTGGAAACGGAGGAACCGAAGACCTCGACGGCTGCAAGTCGTTAGCGGTCGGGGAACAGGATGCCGAGGGCCTGATCAAAACCTGCAGGGAACAAGCGATCGATCTCGTGGTAATCGGACCGGAAGCTCCTCTTGCTGCAGGGGTGGCTGATCGTTTACGGGATGAAGGACTAGCGGTATTTGGACCCAGCGCCGAAGGTGCTCAGCTTGAGTCCAGCAAAGCCTGGGCCAAGGCTTTGATGCGCGAAGCCAAAATTCCCACCGCGGGTCACTGGACTATCGCGAGCGCCGGTGAGGGGCTCGAATTACTGGAAGAGCTGCAACGACCACTGGTAGTGAAAGCCGATGGCTTGGCAGCGGGGAAAGGAGTAACCGTCGCCGAAACCCTCGAAGAGACTGCAGCCGCAATTCATGACGCCTTTGCCGGGCGCTTCGGCTGCGCAGGTGAGCGGCTGGTTCTGGAGGAACGTCTTCAAGGTCCTGAGGTGTCTGTTTTCGCCTTGTGCGATGGCGAGCGCATGGTGCTGTTACCTCCGGCTCAAGACCACAAGAGACTGCTCGAGGGCGACCGGGGACCGAATACCGGGGGCATGGGCGCCTATGCACCTGCTCCGTTGCTCGATCAGGCCGGGCTTGCACAGGTGCAGCAGCTTGTACTCGAACCCACCCTGCAGGCACTGAGGGATCAGGGAATCGAATACAGAGGGGTGATCTATGCCGGCTTGATGCTGACCAAGGAGGGTCCCCAGGTGATCGAATTCAACTGTCGCTTCGGAGATCCTGAATGCCAAACCCTGATGCCCTTGATGGGTCCAGAACTCGCGAAGGTGCTGCAGGCCTGCGCCCTTGGCTGTCTGGATCAGGCACCCGAGCTCTCGGTTGCACAAACCTGCAGCGCTTGTATTGTCGCCGCCGCTGAGGGCTATCCCGAAACTCCACGCAAGGGGGATTTAATCCAGCTGAAGTCGGATTCCGACAGGCAACGGCAACTGTTTCATGCCGGGACGCGTCGTCAGGATGATGGTCAGGTGGTGACTGCCGGAGGACGGGTGCTGACGCAGGTCGCCCAAGCAGCAGACTTTGATCAGGCCTTCGCAAGCGCCTACGCAGGACTCGACTTGGTGCGGTTTAACGGCATGCAGTTCCGTCGAGACATCGGTCATCAGGTGCGCCGGTCCTAG
- a CDS encoding class I SAM-dependent methyltransferase: MKPLNASAGVDIQDFLDSGFSVKEHLASYLSLSAEQVADRLPQSTEDLAAMHPGAFDPERAADFYEDTVGTGHLFELAAWHLSSSDYIADTLRLQQQFAHGDVLDFGGGIGTHALAAAGLENVRHVWFVDLNPQNRAFVQDRAVRLGLEERVSVHRDLDSLPGRCFDTVVCLDVLEHLPNPSAQLMEFHRRLSPGGRALLNWYFFKGHDGEYPFHFDDPELVEDFFHCLQSRFLELFHPLLITTRVYRPMENV, encoded by the coding sequence ATGAAGCCACTCAATGCCTCCGCTGGTGTGGACATTCAGGACTTTCTCGACAGCGGCTTCTCTGTCAAGGAGCATCTGGCGTCGTACCTGTCGCTCTCAGCGGAGCAAGTCGCCGATCGACTGCCCCAGAGCACGGAGGATTTGGCGGCGATGCATCCGGGAGCTTTTGACCCCGAGCGAGCTGCTGATTTCTATGAAGACACTGTTGGTACGGGCCATTTGTTTGAGTTAGCGGCCTGGCATCTCAGCAGTTCCGACTACATCGCCGACACTCTGCGACTTCAACAGCAGTTTGCGCATGGCGATGTGCTCGATTTCGGAGGCGGTATCGGAACGCATGCTCTTGCTGCAGCGGGCCTGGAGAACGTGCGGCATGTTTGGTTTGTGGATCTCAATCCTCAGAACCGTGCATTTGTTCAAGATCGTGCGGTCCGCCTGGGACTCGAGGAGCGTGTGAGCGTCCACCGCGATCTCGACAGCCTTCCGGGTCGCTGTTTTGACACGGTGGTGTGCCTTGATGTGCTGGAGCACCTTCCCAATCCCTCGGCGCAACTGATGGAGTTTCACCGCCGCCTTTCGCCTGGCGGTCGGGCTCTACTCAACTGGTATTTCTTCAAAGGGCATGACGGTGAGTACCCCTTTCACTTCGATGACCCTGAGTTGGTGGAAGATTTTTTTCACTGCCTTCAGAGTCGTTTTCTCGAGCTGTTTCATCCGTTGCTGATCACAACAAGGGTTTACCGTCCGATGGAGAACGTTTAG